A window of Xylophilus sp. GW821-FHT01B05 contains these coding sequences:
- a CDS encoding 2-dehydro-3-deoxy-6-phosphogalactonate aldolase, with the protein MHASTAALQAAMAECGLIAILRGIRPDEAAAIGHALYDAGFRLIEVPLNSPEPLASIRTLRDALPADCLVGAGTVIAPSACADIAAAGGQIVVMPHSDPAVIRAAKAAGLACTPGVATPTEAYAALAAGADALKMFPAEQLGVAALKAWRAVLRPPVGLIPVGGIAPDSIAAYAAAGASGFGLGSALYQPGRTAAEVATRAQAFVAAWRAAYPASASHKESAA; encoded by the coding sequence ATGCATGCATCCACCGCCGCCCTGCAGGCCGCCATGGCCGAATGCGGCCTGATCGCCATCCTGCGCGGCATCCGCCCCGACGAAGCCGCGGCCATTGGCCATGCGCTGTACGACGCGGGTTTTCGCCTGATCGAGGTGCCGCTGAATTCGCCTGAGCCACTGGCCAGCATCCGCACGCTGCGCGATGCGCTGCCGGCCGATTGCCTGGTGGGCGCAGGCACGGTGATCGCGCCCTCGGCCTGCGCCGACATTGCCGCAGCCGGCGGCCAGATCGTGGTCATGCCGCATTCCGACCCGGCCGTGATCCGCGCCGCCAAGGCCGCGGGCCTGGCCTGCACGCCCGGCGTTGCCACGCCGACCGAAGCCTATGCCGCGCTGGCCGCCGGGGCCGACGCACTCAAGATGTTCCCGGCCGAGCAATTGGGCGTTGCTGCCCTCAAGGCCTGGCGCGCCGTGCTGCGCCCGCCGGTGGGCCTGATCCCGGTCGGCGGCATTGCGCCCGACAGCATCGCCGCCTATGCCGCCGCCGGCGCCAGCGGCTTTGGCCTGGGCTCGGCCCTGTACCAGCCCGGCCGCACGGCCGCAGAAGTTGCCACCCGCGCCCAGGCTTTCGTGGCCGCCTGGCGCGCCGCCTATCCCGCATCCGCATCGCACAAGGAGTCCGCCGCATGA
- a CDS encoding tripartite tricarboxylate transporter substrate binding protein, with protein MHRRQLLQIAAATASVSALGARAQSFPSRPVKLLVAFPAGGPTDITMRQLAENASKVLGQPVIIENKPGAGGTLPAQQLQSAPADGYTVAQIPLGVFRLPYTTKINWDPVKDISYVINVTGYAFGIVVPADSPFKNWNDFVAYARANPGKLSYASTGTMTSPHLTTELVAQKLGIQLNHVPYKGSADLMQAVVGSHVMAAADSTGFAPQVEAGKLRVLNTWGEQRLAKFPDVPTLKELGLDVVQNSPFGIGAPRGTPPEVVKRLHDAFKIAMEDPSYVAALNRYDMLPIYMGTAQYRKFAEDTYSREKALVEKLGLAKPV; from the coding sequence ATGCATCGCAGACAGCTGCTTCAGATCGCCGCCGCCACCGCCTCCGTCAGCGCATTGGGCGCCCGGGCCCAGAGTTTCCCCAGCCGGCCGGTCAAGCTCCTCGTCGCCTTCCCCGCAGGTGGCCCCACCGACATCACCATGCGCCAACTGGCCGAGAACGCCTCGAAGGTGCTGGGCCAGCCGGTCATCATCGAGAACAAGCCCGGCGCCGGCGGCACCCTGCCGGCGCAGCAACTGCAAAGCGCGCCGGCCGACGGCTACACCGTGGCGCAGATCCCGCTCGGCGTGTTCCGCCTGCCCTACACCACCAAGATCAACTGGGACCCGGTGAAGGACATCAGCTACGTCATCAACGTCACCGGCTACGCCTTTGGCATCGTGGTGCCGGCCGACAGCCCGTTCAAGAACTGGAACGACTTCGTCGCCTACGCCCGGGCCAACCCTGGCAAGCTGAGCTATGCCTCTACCGGCACCATGACCAGCCCGCACCTGACCACCGAGCTGGTGGCGCAAAAGCTCGGCATCCAGCTCAACCACGTGCCCTACAAGGGCAGCGCCGACCTGATGCAGGCGGTGGTGGGCAGCCACGTCATGGCCGCAGCCGATTCCACCGGCTTTGCGCCGCAGGTCGAGGCCGGCAAGCTGCGCGTGCTCAACACCTGGGGCGAGCAGCGCCTGGCCAAGTTCCCGGACGTGCCCACGCTCAAGGAACTGGGCCTGGACGTGGTGCAGAACTCGCCCTTCGGCATCGGCGCGCCGCGCGGCACGCCGCCCGAGGTGGTCAAGCGCCTGCACGACGCCTTCAAGATCGCCATGGAAGACCCAAGCTATGTCGCGGCGCTGAACCGCTACGACATGCTGCCGATCTACATGGGCACGGCCCAGTACCGCAAGTTCGCCGAGGACACGTACAGCCGCGAAAAAGCCTTGGTGGAAAAGCTGGGGCTCGCTAAGCCAGTCTGA
- the dgoD gene encoding galactonate dehydratase yields the protein MKITKLSTFIVPPRWCFLKIETDEGVFGWGEPVVEGRAHTVAAAVDELADYLIGKDPRNIEDHWTVMYRAGFYRGGAIHMSALAGIDQALWDIKGKALGVPVSQLLGGNVRDRIRVYSWIGGDRPAETAAAAKAAVDRGFTAVKMNGTEELQYVDTYDKVEKCLQNVAAVREAVGPNVGIGVDFHGRVHKPMAKVLVKELEQFKLMFIEEPVLSEHYEALKEIAPLSSTPIALGERLFSRWDFKRVLSEGYVDIIQPDPSHAGGITETRKIAAMAEAYDVALALHCPLGPIALAANLQIDANCYNAFIQEQSLGIHYNAANDLLDYVSNREVFAYRDGMVDIPTGPGLGIEVNEEYVRERAAIGHRWRNPVWRHADGSFAEW from the coding sequence ATGAAGATCACCAAGCTCAGCACTTTCATCGTTCCACCACGCTGGTGCTTCCTGAAGATCGAGACCGACGAAGGCGTTTTCGGCTGGGGCGAGCCCGTGGTCGAGGGCCGCGCCCACACCGTGGCGGCGGCAGTCGATGAACTGGCCGACTACCTGATCGGCAAGGACCCGCGCAACATTGAAGACCACTGGACGGTGATGTACCGCGCCGGCTTCTACCGTGGCGGCGCCATCCACATGAGTGCGCTGGCCGGCATCGACCAGGCGCTGTGGGACATCAAGGGCAAGGCGCTGGGCGTGCCGGTGTCGCAGTTGTTGGGCGGCAATGTGCGCGACCGCATCCGCGTCTACTCGTGGATCGGTGGCGACCGCCCGGCCGAGACCGCCGCCGCCGCCAAGGCCGCGGTGGACCGTGGCTTCACGGCGGTCAAGATGAACGGCACCGAAGAGCTGCAGTACGTGGACACCTACGACAAGGTCGAGAAGTGCCTGCAGAACGTGGCTGCGGTGCGCGAGGCCGTGGGCCCGAACGTGGGCATTGGGGTGGACTTTCATGGCCGCGTGCACAAGCCCATGGCCAAGGTGCTGGTCAAGGAGCTGGAGCAGTTCAAGCTCATGTTCATCGAGGAGCCGGTGCTGTCCGAGCACTACGAAGCCCTGAAAGAGATCGCGCCGCTGTCCTCTACGCCGATCGCGCTGGGCGAGCGCCTGTTCTCGCGCTGGGACTTCAAGCGCGTGCTGTCCGAAGGCTATGTGGACATCATCCAGCCCGACCCGTCGCACGCCGGCGGCATCACCGAAACCCGCAAGATCGCCGCCATGGCCGAGGCCTATGACGTGGCGCTGGCACTGCACTGCCCGCTGGGCCCGATCGCGCTGGCCGCCAATCTGCAGATCGACGCCAACTGCTACAACGCCTTCATCCAGGAGCAGAGCCTGGGCATCCACTACAACGCCGCCAACGACCTGCTGGACTATGTGTCCAACCGCGAGGTCTTTGCCTACCGCGACGGCATGGTCGACATCCCGACCGGCCCGGGCCTGGGCATCGAGGTGAATGAGGAATACGTGCGCGAACGCGCGGCAATAGGCCACCGCTGGCGCAACCCGGTCTGGCGCCACGCCGACGGCAGCTTTGCGGAGTGGTGA